A window of Nodosilinea sp. FACHB-141 contains these coding sequences:
- a CDS encoding OmpA family protein, with the protein MNQRWWIGYGAIALGLPAVGLAIAPALGQSALATYSMRVTSAEDGPVQPDQGLTLREAIELANGSLIPEQLSEAEQALVQPLPAGQGSRIGFDLSAGQTTIALVDLLPEIVAPELVIDGTTQAGYDAEVTYDPKFPAAPVVSLTVAEGSEVARGLTIAADGVTVRGLSLYGFRTSERATQTTPPSDIFISALAPPVDASPLSPALELFRLDQPDLAPRGVVIEQNWLGLPPDGEFPTVPSAFGVTVFNAVETTVRNNRIQNHDGSAIITGFRADGLQVSENAIIGNGLAGMPDAIRLEGTIAASAITDNLICANDGSGIYLFKSEGATQISGNAIQYNGRRFERAAVYLMGNDHQLSDNFIGYQPGPGVAVTAYPLSHRNQIRGNRYAELDGLAIDLNTQGNTEVQDFQKGDGPNPPRNSHHRRRETGNAAINAPQFDAYSFASGAAEVTLTGTADPGSEVDLYRVTEDDFPYSPLTEPLGTVSASPEGTFSASLALPPGTRVSAIATDPEWGTSEPAAVAAVLAADGTQPDLPATPVEPPSCDPPTPPPAPVEPPPPLEPLRLEIPRNVHFALDRSNISAESAGVLDQIAAALLEYPFLTVELHGHTDPRASNAYNLALSERRSLAAREYLIRKGVPLERMRIVPFGETQRRSQGSGRVDYARDRRVEFIFTDVRGLDIIFVNQEADLQLE; encoded by the coding sequence ATGAATCAACGGTGGTGGATCGGATATGGTGCGATCGCTCTGGGCCTGCCAGCTGTGGGCTTGGCGATCGCCCCGGCCTTAGGACAGTCAGCCTTGGCAACCTACAGCATGCGGGTAACCAGCGCTGAGGATGGACCGGTGCAGCCCGACCAAGGGCTGACGCTGCGGGAGGCGATTGAGCTGGCCAATGGCAGCCTTATCCCTGAGCAACTGAGTGAGGCAGAGCAAGCCTTAGTGCAGCCTTTACCGGCGGGCCAAGGATCGCGGATTGGTTTTGACCTGTCGGCGGGGCAAACCACCATCGCCCTAGTCGATCTACTGCCTGAGATTGTGGCTCCAGAGCTGGTGATCGACGGCACCACTCAGGCAGGCTATGACGCCGAAGTCACCTACGACCCTAAGTTTCCGGCTGCGCCAGTGGTGAGCCTAACGGTGGCAGAGGGCAGCGAGGTGGCTCGCGGCCTCACGATCGCCGCCGATGGGGTGACAGTGCGGGGGCTGAGTTTGTATGGATTTCGCACCAGCGAGCGTGCTACCCAGACCACGCCGCCTTCCGATATTTTCATCAGCGCCCTGGCGCCCCCGGTGGACGCTAGCCCCCTCAGCCCGGCTTTGGAGCTGTTTCGTCTCGATCAGCCTGACCTGGCTCCGCGCGGGGTAGTGATTGAGCAAAACTGGCTGGGGTTGCCCCCCGATGGCGAGTTTCCCACGGTGCCCTCGGCCTTTGGGGTGACGGTGTTTAACGCCGTGGAGACCACGGTTCGCAACAACCGCATTCAAAACCACGACGGCAGCGCCATCATTACGGGCTTTCGGGCCGATGGCTTGCAGGTGAGCGAGAACGCTATCATCGGCAACGGTCTGGCCGGTATGCCCGATGCTATTCGCTTAGAGGGCACCATCGCTGCCAGCGCCATCACCGACAACCTGATCTGCGCCAACGACGGCAGTGGCATCTATTTGTTTAAGTCGGAGGGGGCCACCCAAATCTCAGGCAACGCTATTCAGTACAACGGGCGGCGGTTTGAGCGGGCGGCGGTGTACCTGATGGGTAATGACCACCAGCTCAGCGACAACTTTATTGGCTACCAGCCAGGGCCAGGGGTGGCGGTGACGGCCTACCCCCTCAGCCACCGCAATCAAATTCGCGGCAACCGCTACGCCGAGCTAGACGGTCTGGCCATCGACCTCAACACCCAGGGCAACACAGAGGTTCAAGACTTTCAAAAGGGGGATGGGCCGAACCCGCCGCGCAACTCGCACCACCGCCGCCGCGAGACCGGCAACGCCGCCATCAACGCCCCTCAGTTTGACGCCTATAGCTTTGCCAGCGGCGCAGCGGAGGTCACTCTCACGGGAACTGCCGACCCCGGCAGCGAGGTTGACCTATACCGCGTGACGGAAGATGACTTTCCCTACAGTCCGCTGACTGAGCCGTTGGGAACGGTGAGCGCCAGCCCTGAGGGCACCTTCAGCGCCAGTCTGGCACTGCCGCCCGGTACTCGGGTGAGCGCGATCGCCACTGACCCCGAGTGGGGCACCTCTGAACCCGCCGCCGTGGCGGCCGTGCTCGCTGCTGATGGCACCCAGCCTGACCTGCCTGCCACCCCGGTGGAACCCCCTAGCTGTGATCCACCCACGCCGCCACCTGCGCCCGTGGAGCCGCCGCCGCCGCTGGAGCCCTTGCGCCTAGAAATTCCGCGCAATGTGCACTTTGCCCTCGATCGCTCCAACATTAGCGCCGAGAGCGCTGGGGTGCTCGACCAGATTGCCGCCGCCCTGCTGGAATATCCCTTTCTCACGGTGGAACTACACGGCCACACCGACCCCCGTGCCAGCAATGCCTACAACCTGGCCCTCAGCGAACGCCGCTCCTTGGCCGCCCGCGAGTACCTCATTCGCAAGGGGGTACCCCTAGAGCGCATGCGAATTGTGCCCTTTGGTGAGACTCAGCGCCGCAGCCAGGGCAGCGGCCGCGTAGACTATGCCCGCGATCGCCGAGTGGAGTTTATCTTCACCGACGTGCGCGGCCTCGATATTATCTTCGTGAATCAAGAGGCCGACCTCCAGCTTGAGTAG
- a CDS encoding TonB-dependent receptor, with product MPLSSRSLGLGLLTTLAGSFGMLLPGHAAPEDLGTAADLEISGGSGAAVQSVVESTAVEPNAIETLELPLPESPLTNSEAVVATTAAQPWADSTAAIAAATVLPSGDFPTPETNALPGEGGVPLANRSENSELFEFQFGGDQLPLNPPPTQPLRPVVPQPEVAAYSITLQPERDIQIPANGRSALTLVGAVTAAEGEPLDDNLVVTLTSSAGEFIGADYDSDRSGFQVLARQGLFEARLRSTLDAQSVTVQAMVDSRTLRELDPTLRQDYPALEATTQVSFVTDLRPTIISGVVDFRIGRGGTNLLGSFRDFLSTDSLNQDVEVSFTTGLFATGALGDWSFTGAYNNTRGLNDRCDGNSLYRDVQACDQTYPVYGDSSTTDFLTESIDSLYLRFQRDSLAPDADPDYFMWGDYGTQEFAGESQQFTATVRELHGFKGNYTFGNGLQLTAMYGDNVRPFQRDTIAPDGTSGYYFLSRRLVLRGSENVFIEAEEFNRPGTVLERTPLYRGVDYDIDYDRGTLLFRQPVRAVDLNPLGTTLVRRIVVTYQVDDASVRGSLYAGRLQYRPQGDSGGVVGATLLTENQGAQDFTLYGFDFQWPLGDLGQVTGEYARSSFNTGATNNQGNAYRVELSATPFEGITGQAYYRSTDSGFNNTATSSFSPGQTRWGAQVRAQVGAQTQLRALVDQERNVGNAVAVQTTAIGLFQPGFNPVRGGVVDNTLTEIRAGVVQQIGSATLGVDFVNRSREDRLTNFSTDANQLVSRLNLPLTATLSALAQSEINLSAGDPLYPTRNTVGLEWAVQPGVSLRLAQQFLSGVQGPSSITSLDTIVDYQLDDNTTLTNRYSLLGGYNGITGQGAVGLNHRLTLAPGLRATFGFERIFGDAFNLTGLGQQFAQPFAVGQGASGLGLQASTVYSVGLEYTDNPDWQASGRIEYRDSPGSSNLVLGAAAAGRITDALTGLARFEMGNFANQTITDQLGDSSTLRLGLAYRNPVSDQFNGLLSYEFRNNPSSTPNSILQGVSSEAQDHTLSLEGIYAPNYRWEFYGKYGLRYSTANLAQDIGFSNSIHLAQARATYRFAYRWDVGAEVRWLGQPVVGYNETGFALEAGYYLTPDVRLGLGYSFGGASDGSFVGGGGYRSASGPYFGITAKVNQLFNRFGVQPVSPPQQQESYVDEAALIDRPEADATGTAPGGEE from the coding sequence ATGCCTCTGTCTTCTCGTTCGCTGGGGTTGGGCCTGTTGACAACTCTGGCTGGCTCATTCGGAATGTTGCTGCCCGGCCATGCCGCTCCTGAAGATCTGGGTACAGCAGCGGATCTGGAGATCTCTGGTGGCTCGGGTGCAGCAGTGCAATCTGTCGTTGAATCTACGGCAGTCGAACCTAACGCCATTGAAACGCTAGAGCTACCCCTGCCAGAGTCGCCATTAACGAACTCTGAGGCTGTTGTTGCGACTACAGCTGCACAGCCTTGGGCAGATTCAACGGCGGCGATCGCCGCCGCCACCGTCCTCCCCTCAGGCGATTTTCCTACGCCTGAAACCAATGCTCTGCCTGGGGAGGGTGGGGTGCCCCTGGCTAATCGCAGCGAAAACTCTGAGCTGTTTGAGTTTCAGTTTGGCGGTGACCAGCTGCCGCTCAACCCGCCTCCCACTCAGCCGCTGCGGCCTGTTGTGCCCCAGCCCGAGGTGGCGGCTTATAGCATTACCCTTCAGCCCGAGCGCGACATTCAGATACCCGCCAACGGGCGATCGGCGCTGACTCTAGTAGGCGCTGTCACCGCTGCTGAGGGCGAGCCCCTCGACGACAATTTGGTGGTGACTCTGACCAGCAGCGCTGGCGAGTTTATTGGGGCTGACTACGACAGCGATCGCAGCGGGTTTCAGGTTCTGGCTCGACAGGGTCTGTTTGAGGCGCGGCTGCGATCGACCCTCGATGCCCAGTCCGTTACCGTGCAGGCCATGGTCGATTCTCGCACCCTACGCGAGCTTGACCCCACGCTGCGCCAGGACTACCCTGCCCTAGAGGCCACCACGCAGGTCAGCTTCGTCACCGACCTACGTCCCACCATCATTTCTGGGGTCGTCGACTTCCGCATCGGCCGGGGTGGCACCAATCTGCTGGGTAGCTTCAGAGACTTTCTCAGCACCGACTCCCTTAACCAAGACGTCGAGGTGAGCTTTACCACCGGGCTGTTTGCTACGGGTGCTCTGGGCGATTGGTCGTTTACCGGGGCCTACAACAACACCCGCGGCCTCAACGATCGCTGCGATGGCAACAGCCTCTACCGCGATGTGCAGGCCTGCGACCAGACCTACCCCGTCTACGGCGACAGCTCCACCACCGACTTTCTCACCGAGTCAATCGACAGCCTGTACCTGCGCTTTCAGCGTGACTCGCTGGCCCCCGACGCTGACCCTGACTACTTCATGTGGGGCGACTACGGCACCCAGGAGTTTGCTGGAGAGTCGCAGCAGTTCACTGCTACCGTGCGCGAGCTGCACGGCTTTAAGGGCAACTACACCTTTGGCAACGGCCTCCAGCTGACCGCCATGTATGGCGACAACGTGCGGCCCTTCCAACGCGACACCATTGCCCCCGATGGCACCAGCGGCTACTACTTCCTGTCGCGGCGGCTGGTGCTGCGGGGCAGTGAGAACGTGTTCATCGAGGCCGAGGAATTTAACCGCCCCGGCACGGTGCTGGAGCGTACGCCGCTCTATCGCGGCGTCGATTACGACATCGACTACGATCGCGGCACCCTGCTCTTTCGCCAGCCGGTGCGGGCCGTCGACCTCAACCCCCTGGGCACTACCCTAGTGCGCCGCATTGTCGTCACCTACCAGGTCGACGATGCCTCGGTGCGGGGCAGTCTTTATGCGGGGCGCTTGCAGTACCGCCCCCAGGGCGACAGCGGCGGCGTAGTCGGGGCCACACTGCTGACCGAAAACCAGGGAGCCCAAGACTTTACCCTTTACGGCTTTGACTTCCAGTGGCCCCTGGGCGATCTGGGCCAGGTGACAGGCGAATATGCCCGCTCCTCCTTTAATACCGGGGCGACCAACAACCAAGGCAATGCCTATCGCGTTGAGCTGAGCGCCACCCCTTTTGAGGGCATCACCGGCCAAGCCTACTACCGCTCTACCGACAGCGGGTTTAACAACACCGCTACTAGCAGCTTTAGCCCCGGCCAGACCCGCTGGGGTGCTCAGGTACGGGCCCAGGTAGGGGCGCAAACTCAGCTGCGGGCCCTGGTCGATCAAGAACGCAACGTGGGCAACGCCGTAGCCGTGCAAACCACTGCGATCGGGTTGTTCCAGCCCGGCTTCAACCCGGTGCGAGGCGGGGTCGTCGACAACACCCTCACCGAAATTCGCGCCGGTGTTGTGCAGCAGATCGGCAGCGCCACTCTGGGAGTAGACTTCGTCAATCGCTCCCGTGAAGACCGCCTGACCAACTTCTCCACCGACGCCAACCAGCTGGTGTCGCGGCTCAACCTGCCGCTGACCGCTACTTTGAGCGCTTTGGCCCAGAGTGAGATTAACTTGAGCGCCGGTGACCCCCTCTACCCGACCCGCAATACCGTTGGTCTAGAGTGGGCCGTGCAGCCCGGCGTCAGCCTGCGGTTGGCTCAGCAGTTTTTGTCGGGGGTGCAGGGGCCGAGTTCGATCACCAGCCTCGACACCATTGTTGACTACCAGCTCGACGACAACACCACCCTGACCAACCGCTACTCGCTGTTGGGGGGCTACAACGGCATTACTGGCCAGGGGGCGGTTGGCTTGAACCACCGGCTGACACTGGCCCCTGGACTGCGGGCCACCTTTGGTTTTGAGCGTATCTTTGGAGATGCCTTCAACCTCACTGGATTGGGCCAGCAGTTTGCCCAACCCTTTGCCGTGGGCCAAGGGGCTTCGGGTCTCGGGCTCCAGGCCTCCACCGTGTACTCAGTCGGGCTGGAGTACACCGACAACCCTGACTGGCAGGCCAGCGGACGCATTGAGTATCGCGATTCGCCGGGTTCGAGCAATCTGGTGCTGGGGGCCGCCGCCGCCGGGCGCATTACCGATGCGCTCACGGGCTTGGCCCGCTTTGAAATGGGCAATTTTGCCAACCAGACGATCACCGATCAGCTGGGGGATTCGAGCACCCTGCGGCTGGGGCTGGCCTACCGCAACCCAGTGAGCGACCAGTTCAACGGCCTGCTGAGCTACGAGTTTCGCAACAACCCCAGCAGCACCCCCAACAGCATCTTGCAGGGCGTCAGCTCAGAGGCCCAAGACCACACCCTATCGCTGGAGGGCATCTACGCCCCCAACTACCGATGGGAGTTTTACGGCAAGTACGGCCTGCGCTACAGCACCGCCAACCTCGCCCAGGACATTGGCTTCTCGAACAGCATTCACCTAGCTCAGGCGCGGGCCACCTATCGCTTTGCCTACCGCTGGGATGTGGGAGCCGAGGTGCGCTGGCTAGGACAGCCGGTGGTCGGCTACAACGAAACCGGCTTTGCCCTGGAGGCGGGCTATTACCTGACTCCAGATGTGCGGCTGGGTCTGGGCTACAGCTTTGGCGGGGCTAGCGACGGCTCCTTTGTGGGCGGCGGTGGCTATCGGTCGGCCAGCGGCCCCTACTTTGGCATTACCGCCAAGGTGAATCAGCTGTTTAACCGCTTTGGGGTGCAGCCGGTGTCGCCCCCTCAGCAGCAAGAGTCTTACGTGGATGAGGCGGCCCTGATCGACAGGCCCGAGGCCGATGCAACGGGCACTGCCCCAGGAGGTGAGGAATGA
- a CDS encoding MOSC domain-containing protein — protein sequence MNSIGHIAQINASSGGVPKLPVPAGEVTMAGLAGDRQRNLKFHGGPDRALCLWSLEVIEQLRQEGHPIAPGSVGENLTLSGLDWASLAPGSQLCLGDQVRLEITDYATPCRTIMKWFSDRRFSRISHKHHPGSSRLYARVLQEGWVRTGDRAFVPAAGA from the coding sequence GTGAACTCCATTGGTCACATTGCCCAGATCAACGCTTCGTCCGGCGGGGTGCCCAAACTGCCGGTGCCCGCTGGTGAAGTGACTATGGCTGGTCTAGCTGGCGATCGCCAGCGCAATCTCAAATTTCACGGCGGCCCCGATCGCGCCCTTTGCCTCTGGTCCTTAGAAGTCATTGAACAACTTCGGCAGGAGGGGCATCCCATCGCTCCCGGCAGCGTCGGCGAAAACCTCACCCTGTCTGGCTTAGACTGGGCCAGCCTAGCTCCCGGCAGTCAGCTCTGTCTGGGCGACCAGGTGCGGCTTGAAATTACCGACTATGCCACTCCTTGCCGCACCATCATGAAGTGGTTTAGCGATCGTCGCTTTAGCCGCATCAGCCACAAGCACCACCCTGGCAGCAGCCGACTGTATGCACGAGTGCTTCAGGAAGGATGGGTGAGAACGGGCGATCGCGCCTTTGTGCCGGCAGCGGGCGCGTGA
- the ndhL gene encoding NAD(P)H-quinone oxidoreductase subunit L yields the protein MAITMPALSNDFLLAAGAYAGIAGVYLVVIPLALIFYARQRWYIAGSIERTLLYGLVFVFFPGMLLFSPFLNFRAQPRNLKA from the coding sequence ATGGCCATAACAATGCCAGCGCTATCAAACGATTTTTTACTGGCGGCGGGAGCGTACGCCGGCATTGCTGGGGTCTACCTGGTGGTGATTCCCCTAGCGCTGATTTTCTACGCGCGGCAGCGCTGGTATATCGCCGGGTCGATCGAACGCACGCTGCTATACGGGCTGGTATTTGTCTTTTTCCCAGGCATGCTGCTGTTTAGCCCCTTCCTAAATTTTCGTGCTCAGCCCCGCAACCTCAAGGCTTAG
- a CDS encoding DUF3007 family protein, translated as MRRIDVIAIGIGIFLAGGGLFLGFRLFGLDGINAGIWSQVVMVGGLVAWLASYLLRVVTHNMTLNQQMEDYESAVLQQRLDELSPEQLAALQDKLGESDKE; from the coding sequence ATGCGACGAATTGACGTAATCGCCATTGGCATTGGCATATTCCTGGCCGGAGGCGGGCTGTTTCTGGGCTTTCGGCTGTTTGGCCTAGACGGCATCAACGCCGGCATTTGGAGCCAGGTCGTGATGGTGGGCGGCCTAGTGGCCTGGCTGGCCAGCTACCTGCTGCGGGTGGTTACCCACAACATGACCCTCAACCAGCAGATGGAAGACTACGAGTCGGCAGTGTTGCAGCAACGCCTTGACGAACTCAGCCCCGAACAGCTAGCCGCTTTACAAGACAAGCTCGGTGAGAGCGACAAGGAGTAG
- the trpA gene encoding tryptophan synthase subunit alpha, with product MALVSDRFRDLRARGECALIPFITAGDPDLGTTAAALRVLDQNGADFIELGVPYSDPLADGPVIQAAATRALGHGVTLDAVLGMVKALQPPLQAPLILFTYYNPILNRGIDQFMADLAAAGVAGLVVPDLPLEEVDALLAGAAAANIDVTLLVAPTSPPDRIQAIAAQAQGFVYLVSVTGVTGIRSELQSRVKDLIDSLKQSTDKPVGVGFGVSDPDQAQQLKAWGADGVIVGSAFVKRLAADTPEVALQTIADFCQSLKAALA from the coding sequence ATGGCTCTTGTTTCCGATCGCTTCCGTGACCTGCGAGCGCGGGGCGAATGCGCCCTGATTCCCTTTATTACCGCTGGCGATCCTGACCTCGGCACCACCGCTGCGGCCCTGCGGGTGCTCGACCAAAATGGAGCTGACTTCATCGAGTTGGGGGTACCCTACTCCGACCCCTTAGCTGACGGGCCAGTGATTCAGGCGGCGGCCACTCGCGCCCTAGGCCATGGCGTAACCCTCGATGCCGTTCTTGGCATGGTGAAAGCGCTGCAGCCACCGTTGCAGGCACCGCTAATTTTGTTTACCTACTACAACCCCATCCTCAACCGAGGCATTGACCAGTTTATGGCCGATTTGGCCGCGGCCGGGGTTGCTGGCCTAGTGGTACCTGACCTACCCCTCGAAGAGGTCGATGCGCTGCTGGCTGGGGCCGCTGCCGCCAACATTGATGTCACGCTGCTGGTGGCCCCAACCTCTCCGCCCGATCGCATTCAGGCGATCGCCGCTCAGGCCCAAGGCTTTGTCTATCTGGTCAGCGTCACCGGGGTCACCGGCATCCGCAGCGAGCTGCAAAGCCGCGTCAAAGACCTGATCGATAGCCTCAAACAATCCACCGACAAGCCCGTGGGCGTGGGTTTTGGCGTCTCTGACCCCGATCAGGCCCAGCAGCTCAAGGCTTGGGGAGCCGATGGCGTGATTGTGGGTAGCGCCTTTGTCAAACGATTGGCCGCTGACACCCCTGAAGTTGCCCTGCAAACCATTGCCGACTTTTGCCAAAGTCTCAAGGCTGCCCTGGCCTAG